The following proteins come from a genomic window of Proteiniphilum propionicum:
- a CDS encoding DUF2764 family protein, producing the protein MLFKNQYYYFISGLPDFTFDSMKLPFTVEEFRSMLDTELKQADQKLLSKYFLKTDNENLFTLLKKKDSDLNPAGKLSREDILETLERVKEDLPVTNKKIPPYFEKFIRIWLSEEGQPQGGRLWEDLLTSLFMDYGIEVKNSLISEWFELNLNIGNILAAIYAKKYGIDITKVIVGSNKIAKIIKDNANIRDFGLSRELEYFDTIQRISEESDIYERERKADRFRWNWLEENTVFDYFNIEYIFAYLCKLQILERWVKLNAKEGERVFREIISNLKNQTNLPEEF; encoded by the coding sequence ATGCTTTTTAAAAATCAATATTACTACTTTATATCCGGACTGCCAGATTTCACTTTCGACAGCATGAAGCTTCCCTTCACTGTGGAAGAATTCAGATCAATGCTCGACACAGAATTAAAACAGGCAGATCAGAAGCTATTGAGCAAATATTTCCTGAAGACAGATAATGAGAATCTGTTCACACTGTTGAAAAAAAAAGATTCAGATCTGAACCCTGCAGGAAAATTATCGCGTGAAGATATACTGGAAACATTAGAAAGAGTAAAAGAAGATCTTCCTGTCACAAATAAAAAAATACCGCCCTATTTCGAAAAATTTATCCGGATATGGTTAAGTGAGGAAGGGCAGCCCCAAGGAGGAAGGTTGTGGGAAGATTTGCTCACCTCCCTGTTTATGGACTATGGGATAGAAGTTAAAAACAGCCTGATTTCTGAATGGTTCGAACTCAACCTGAATATCGGGAATATACTCGCGGCAATCTATGCAAAAAAATATGGTATAGATATCACAAAAGTGATAGTTGGAAGTAATAAAATCGCAAAAATAATTAAAGATAATGCCAACATACGCGATTTCGGGCTTAGTCGTGAACTGGAATATTTCGATACTATACAGCGCATATCAGAGGAATCGGATATTTATGAACGTGAGCGAAAGGCCGATAGGTTCAGATGGAACTGGCTTGAAGAGAACACCGTTTTCGACTACTTCAACATCGAATACATATTCGCCTATCTATGTAAACTTCAAATCCTTGAACGTTGGGTGAAGCTAAACGCGAAAGAAGGTGAACGTGTATTTCGGGAAATTATTTCCAATCTGAAGAATCAGACAAACCTACCGGAAGAATTTTAA
- a CDS encoding TolC family protein, translating to MSKKIKEVLSLLFFFIPFITSPQSVINLQECLRIGIENNYDLRIARNEEMISDNNVTPGNAGFLPDVNLNSGYSMRSSNTNQSPSGGGDIVKTRNSGTQALDASVNLSWTLFEGFRVQTNYKRLQELQTVGELNTRLSLENLIANLTAEYYNYVQQQIRLGNLQYAVALSRERLRIVEARYQVGSLSRLDLQQARVYFNADSSQLIQQYEILNRSRIRLNELMGVDVNRNFMAEDTTILFDTMLSQDELLDASLQQNTLLLLTQKNKTLSELELKKLQSRNYPYLRLNTGYGFTNYNYNTGSIDRQRNWGPSAGLTLGYTLFDGFNRRREQKNAKISIQNRELEIDRSKLAIQSDFANMWMAYQNNIELAKLESESLENAELNYEIAMERYKIGDLSGLELREAQNSLLEAEQRLLTAQYNTKLYEISLLQISGKIGRYLE from the coding sequence ATGAGTAAGAAGATAAAAGAGGTGCTGTCGTTACTGTTTTTCTTTATTCCTTTCATCACATCACCGCAAAGTGTGATAAACCTGCAGGAATGCCTGAGGATTGGGATTGAGAATAATTACGACCTGCGGATAGCACGCAATGAAGAAATGATCTCTGATAACAATGTCACTCCGGGGAATGCCGGCTTCTTACCGGATGTAAACCTTAATTCGGGGTATAGCATGCGTAGCAGCAACACCAATCAGTCACCCTCTGGAGGCGGAGATATTGTAAAAACCCGCAACTCCGGCACACAGGCTCTTGATGCATCGGTTAATCTGAGCTGGACTCTATTTGAGGGCTTCCGCGTGCAAACAAACTATAAGCGGCTACAGGAGTTGCAGACAGTAGGTGAACTGAATACCCGCCTGTCTTTAGAGAACCTCATAGCCAATTTAACAGCTGAATACTACAACTATGTACAACAGCAGATCCGCCTAGGTAATCTCCAATATGCCGTAGCGCTTTCAAGGGAGCGATTACGCATCGTGGAGGCACGTTATCAGGTTGGGTCATTATCGCGCCTCGACCTTCAACAGGCCCGCGTCTATTTTAATGCCGACAGCTCTCAGCTTATACAGCAATACGAGATACTGAACAGATCCCGTATAAGGCTCAACGAGCTGATGGGAGTGGATGTAAACAGGAATTTCATGGCAGAAGATACCACCATCCTTTTCGATACAATGTTGTCGCAGGATGAGCTTCTTGATGCTTCATTACAGCAAAACACTCTGCTACTACTCACACAAAAGAACAAAACATTGAGCGAGCTTGAACTAAAAAAACTGCAAAGCAGGAACTATCCCTATCTCCGTTTGAATACCGGATACGGGTTCACCAATTACAACTACAACACTGGGTCTATTGACAGGCAGCGCAACTGGGGCCCTTCAGCCGGGCTTACGTTAGGATACACACTCTTCGATGGATTCAACCGCAGAAGAGAACAGAAGAATGCAAAAATATCCATTCAAAACAGGGAACTGGAAATAGATAGAAGTAAACTTGCAATACAAAGCGATTTTGCTAATATGTGGATGGCTTACCAGAACAATATTGAGTTGGCAAAGCTGGAGTCCGAAAGCCTTGAAAATGCAGAACTGAATTACGAGATAGCCATGGAACGGTATAAGATCGGAGATCTCTCCGGGCTGGAACTGCGTGAGGCTCAAAATAGCCTGCTAGAAGCAGAACAGCGACTCTTAACAGCGCAATACAACACAAAGCTTTATGAGATCTCACTGCTTCAGATCAGTGGCAAAATAGGTAGATACCTGGAGTAG
- a CDS encoding V-type ATP synthase subunit A, whose translation MLTKGIVKGIISNLVIVDADGPVAQNEIAYIDLDGTRLMSEVIKVIGKNAYIQVFESTRGLTVGAEVEFQGHMLEVVLGPGLLERNLDGLENDLDKMDGVFLKRGEYTFPLDEEKLWHFKPIAKPGEKVTAGSWLGEVDENYQPHKIMVPFKMKDEYIIKSIAKEGDYNIYKTVAVVEDQNGNETELNMIQRWPVKIPLTAYKEKPRPYRLLETGVRSIDTLNPIVEGGTGFIPGAFGTGKTVLQHAISKQAEADIVIIAACGERANEVVEIFTEFPELVDPHTGRKLMERTIIIANTSNMPVAAREASVYTAMTIGEYYRSMGLKVLLMADSTSRWAQALREMSNRLEELPGPDAFPMDLSAIISNFYGRAGHVILNNDKEGSITFIGTVSPAGGNLKEPVTENTKKVARCYYALEQDRADKKRYPAINPIESYSKYIEYPEFEEYISEHISTDWTEKVNEAKTRLLRGKEIAEQINILGDDGVPVEYHITFWKSELIDFIILQQDAFDDIDAVTPIERQKYILDLVIDICRTDFEFDNFNDVADFFKKVINTGRQMNYSEFKSERFNKYYSKLNQLAYQKID comes from the coding sequence ATGTTGACAAAAGGAATAGTTAAAGGGATCATATCCAATCTAGTCATCGTTGATGCGGATGGGCCTGTTGCTCAAAATGAGATCGCTTACATCGATCTGGATGGGACCAGATTGATGTCGGAAGTTATCAAGGTAATCGGAAAGAATGCCTACATTCAGGTTTTCGAAAGCACACGTGGACTTACTGTAGGAGCAGAAGTGGAATTTCAGGGCCATATGCTTGAGGTAGTACTGGGACCCGGGCTCCTTGAGCGGAACCTCGACGGGTTGGAGAACGATCTTGATAAAATGGATGGTGTTTTCCTGAAACGCGGTGAGTACACATTCCCACTCGATGAAGAGAAGCTATGGCATTTTAAACCTATTGCCAAACCGGGGGAAAAGGTAACCGCGGGATCCTGGCTGGGTGAGGTGGACGAGAACTATCAACCTCATAAGATTATGGTTCCCTTTAAGATGAAAGATGAGTACATCATTAAAAGCATTGCGAAGGAAGGAGATTACAATATCTATAAAACAGTAGCAGTGGTGGAAGACCAAAACGGCAATGAAACGGAGCTGAATATGATTCAGCGATGGCCCGTAAAAATACCCCTCACAGCTTATAAAGAGAAACCAAGGCCATACAGGTTGCTAGAAACGGGTGTTCGCTCCATAGATACCCTGAATCCGATAGTGGAAGGTGGAACGGGATTTATTCCAGGGGCTTTCGGCACCGGAAAAACTGTGCTTCAGCACGCCATCTCAAAACAGGCAGAGGCCGATATAGTAATCATAGCCGCATGTGGTGAACGTGCAAACGAGGTTGTGGAGATCTTTACTGAATTTCCCGAACTTGTTGATCCGCACACCGGGCGCAAGCTTATGGAGCGTACAATCATAATAGCAAACACTTCAAACATGCCTGTGGCGGCACGTGAAGCTTCGGTCTATACAGCTATGACAATTGGTGAATATTACCGTTCAATGGGCTTGAAAGTACTTCTGATGGCGGACTCTACTTCACGTTGGGCACAAGCGTTGCGTGAGATGAGTAACCGGCTGGAAGAGCTACCGGGCCCCGATGCCTTTCCTATGGACCTCTCAGCTATTATATCCAATTTCTATGGCCGGGCAGGGCACGTGATCCTGAATAATGACAAGGAGGGATCAATTACCTTTATCGGTACAGTATCACCCGCTGGGGGTAACCTCAAAGAGCCGGTGACCGAAAACACAAAAAAGGTTGCCCGTTGTTATTACGCACTTGAACAGGATCGTGCCGATAAAAAAAGGTATCCTGCTATCAACCCTATAGAATCATATTCGAAATATATTGAATATCCTGAGTTTGAAGAGTATATTTCTGAGCATATATCAACCGACTGGACAGAAAAAGTAAATGAGGCAAAGACCCGCCTCCTTCGTGGAAAGGAGATTGCCGAACAGATAAATATTCTGGGAGATGACGGCGTGCCGGTAGAGTATCATATTACATTCTGGAAATCTGAATTGATAGATTTCATCATATTGCAGCAAGATGCATTTGATGATATTGATGCAGTTACACCAATAGAACGTCAGAAATATATTCTTGACCTGGTAATCGATATCTGTCGCACCGATTTCGAATTTGACAACTTCAACGATGTGGCTGATTTTTTCAAGAAGGTGATAAATACCGGCAGACAGATGAATTACTCAGAATTCAAATCAGAGAGGTTTAATAAATACTACAGCAAGCTGAACCAATTGGCTTATCAAAAAATAGATTGA
- a CDS encoding MATE family efflux transporter: MDRKIFRLAIPNIITNITVPLLGMIDIAIAGRLGSAVYIGAIALGANIFNMIYWNFGFLRMSSSGFAAQAYGARDLSEVMNVFIRSLAIGLGVGLIIVLLQYPIGELAITFIKSGPESAEHVKSYFRIVVWGAPAVLGMYAFKGWFIGMQNARIPMVIAILNNLLNILLSMVFVFGFGMKIEGIALGTVLSQLISLLAAAGLWWKYYRRLVEYVRKETVWDRQAIRQYFRVNSDIFVRTFLLTLVTTFFTFASSGMGEAILAVNALLMQFFMLFSYFMDGFAYAGEALTGRFIGSKNREYLQWMIRRIFFWGTVVSLVAVIVYLIFPSQILHIMTNDLYIIERTKDFMFWTLLIPVAGFAAFLWDGIFIGATASAQMRNAMILSSALFFACYFIMSPLWGNNGLWLSFILYLLVRGVMQTIWSRKALSF; encoded by the coding sequence ATGGACAGGAAAATCTTCAGGCTTGCCATTCCAAATATTATTACCAACATTACCGTTCCATTACTGGGGATGATTGATATTGCCATTGCAGGCAGGCTTGGCTCCGCAGTGTATATTGGTGCCATAGCCCTTGGTGCAAATATTTTTAACATGATTTACTGGAACTTTGGGTTTCTGAGGATGAGTTCAAGCGGTTTCGCCGCGCAGGCATACGGAGCAAGGGATCTATCGGAAGTTATGAACGTATTTATCCGTTCTCTGGCCATAGGGCTGGGAGTTGGCCTTATCATTGTTTTATTGCAATATCCCATTGGTGAGCTGGCTATTACTTTTATAAAGTCGGGCCCTGAGTCAGCAGAGCACGTGAAGAGCTATTTTCGTATTGTGGTGTGGGGAGCGCCGGCAGTGTTGGGGATGTATGCCTTTAAGGGGTGGTTCATTGGTATGCAGAATGCAAGAATTCCCATGGTCATCGCCATCCTTAATAATCTGCTCAACATTTTGTTAAGCATGGTTTTTGTTTTTGGTTTCGGGATGAAGATCGAAGGAATTGCGTTAGGTACAGTGTTATCGCAACTAATTTCGCTACTGGCAGCAGCAGGCCTTTGGTGGAAGTATTACAGACGCCTTGTGGAATATGTCAGGAAGGAGACTGTTTGGGACAGGCAGGCTATTCGTCAATACTTCAGGGTAAACAGTGATATTTTTGTACGTACTTTTTTGTTGACTTTAGTTACCACTTTTTTCACCTTTGCCTCTTCGGGGATGGGAGAGGCCATATTGGCAGTCAATGCCCTTCTGATGCAGTTTTTCATGCTCTTTTCCTATTTTATGGATGGTTTTGCCTATGCCGGTGAGGCCCTGACCGGTCGGTTTATCGGTTCTAAAAACCGGGAATACCTTCAGTGGATGATCCGTAGGATATTTTTCTGGGGGACTGTGGTGAGCCTTGTTGCCGTAATAGTTTATCTGATCTTTCCTTCTCAGATACTGCATATCATGACCAACGACCTTTATATTATTGAGCGAACCAAAGATTTCATGTTTTGGACATTGCTTATCCCCGTTGCCGGCTTTGCTGCTTTTCTGTGGGACGGTATTTTTATCGGTGCTACGGCTTCCGCACAGATGCGTAATGCCATGATACTCTCTTCTGCGCTTTTTTTTGCCTGCTATTTTATTATGTCCCCACTGTGGGGCAATAATGGACTCTGGCTTTCTTTTATCCTCTACCTGCTGGTAAGAGGTGTTATGCAAACCATCTGGTCGCGGAAAGCTTTGTCTTTTTAA